A window of Rufibacter sp. LB8 contains these coding sequences:
- a CDS encoding mechanosensitive ion channel family protein has protein sequence MKEQVADFLRLEFLSNTMQQFLVFLGIMLAGFLFKTVVSKLLSEILFSVVVKRFSKDVTKEEFKRLLVTPLEFLSFLVFFYIAFDQLTYPEQLGLPAKDEIGLKRILQRIYGIFLISSITWVVMRLLDFFGMFFSKRAAKTLSKLDDQLVPFFVDFTKVIVVIIGFFVILGTVFHVNVAGLVAGLGVGGLALAFAAKESLENLLASFTIFLDHPFVVGDLVQVGEITGTIEKIGFRSTRIRTIEKSYVTLPNKSMIDKPLDNLTLRTFRRVTFEVMLTYATTPEQMRAVCQEIQAYIDHHPRTNEDGQVRFYRLGPHSKDIRIFYFINTIEWEEYMKIREEINYEIEAIIARHGAAFAHPPFLYGSLQG, from the coding sequence ATGAAAGAACAGGTAGCAGATTTCTTACGGCTTGAGTTTCTGAGCAACACCATGCAGCAGTTCCTAGTTTTTCTGGGGATCATGCTGGCCGGTTTTCTGTTCAAGACGGTGGTGTCTAAACTGCTGTCTGAGATTCTGTTCAGTGTGGTGGTCAAGCGGTTCTCCAAAGACGTGACCAAAGAAGAGTTCAAGCGTCTGCTGGTGACCCCGTTGGAGTTCCTCAGTTTCCTGGTATTCTTTTACATAGCATTTGACCAGCTCACCTACCCAGAACAGTTGGGCTTGCCAGCCAAAGACGAGATTGGCCTGAAACGCATTCTGCAGCGCATCTACGGCATTTTCCTGATCAGCTCCATTACATGGGTAGTCATGCGCCTGCTAGACTTCTTCGGGATGTTCTTCTCCAAGCGCGCGGCCAAGACCCTCTCTAAGTTAGACGACCAACTGGTGCCGTTCTTCGTGGATTTCACCAAGGTGATAGTAGTGATTATTGGCTTCTTCGTGATTCTGGGCACGGTGTTTCATGTGAACGTGGCCGGTTTGGTGGCGGGTCTGGGCGTGGGCGGTCTGGCGCTGGCGTTTGCCGCCAAAGAAAGCCTTGAGAACTTGCTGGCTTCGTTCACAATCTTTTTGGATCATCCTTTTGTGGTAGGAGATCTGGTGCAGGTAGGCGAGATTACGGGCACTATTGAGAAAATAGGTTTCCGGAGCACGCGCATTCGCACCATTGAGAAAAGCTATGTTACGCTTCCCAACAAAAGCATGATTGACAAACCGCTGGACAACCTCACCTTGCGTACTTTCCGGCGGGTTACGTTTGAGGTCATGCTCACCTACGCCACCACCCCAGAGCAGATGCGCGCCGTCTGCCAGGAAATTCAGGCCTACATTGACCACCACCCGCGCACCAATGAAGACGGACAAGTGCGGTTTTACCGCTTAGGCCCGCACTCCAAAGACATCAGGATCTTCTACTTCATCAACACCATTGAGTGGGAAGAATACATGAAGATACGCGAAGAAATCAACTATGAAATTGAGGCCATCATAGCCCGCCACGGCGCTGCCTTCGCCCACCCGCCGTTTTTGTATGGTTCACTGCAGGGGTAA
- a CDS encoding TerB family tellurite resistance protein, with product MEEETTLLKDYSDQEKGAYMGALATIASADGNVTEQEIAFLRVLGEAAELPENLQEEVASIAKNPSQISLQRCLDVLKTSPLRFSFVTDIISFAKLDGQYTPEEQQRISEVSQYLGIDQKQFSILDQFVDKANQAQEQGEDPTSQSFLSKSGFGDMFKNSGISPGMVTGMLGILAPIVISGMMNRRGRGTGGGMMGGMGGGLGGLLGGMLGGGMMGGGMGRGGLFGGGRMGGLGSMASILGSLSGRGGYGRGMGGGGLGGLLGGILGGGKRGGSGW from the coding sequence ATGGAAGAAGAAACCACCTTGCTCAAAGATTATTCAGACCAGGAAAAAGGTGCTTATATGGGCGCGTTGGCCACCATTGCCTCGGCAGACGGCAACGTGACCGAACAAGAGATTGCTTTCTTACGCGTATTAGGCGAGGCCGCCGAGTTGCCCGAGAACCTGCAGGAAGAAGTGGCCTCCATCGCTAAAAATCCCTCACAGATTAGTTTGCAGCGGTGCTTGGATGTGCTCAAGACCAGCCCTCTGCGGTTCTCCTTCGTGACAGACATCATCAGCTTCGCGAAGTTAGACGGCCAGTACACCCCAGAAGAACAACAGCGCATTAGTGAGGTGAGCCAGTATTTGGGCATTGACCAGAAGCAGTTCAGCATCTTAGACCAGTTTGTAGACAAGGCCAACCAAGCGCAGGAGCAAGGCGAAGACCCTACCTCGCAGTCTTTCCTGAGCAAAAGCGGCTTCGGTGACATGTTCAAGAACTCGGGTATTTCGCCGGGTATGGTGACGGGTATGCTGGGTATTCTGGCTCCTATTGTAATCAGCGGCATGATGAACCGGCGCGGCCGGGGCACGGGCGGCGGTATGATGGGCGGCATGGGCGGTGGCCTGGGCGGACTTTTAGGCGGAATGCTAGGTGGCGGCATGATGGGCGGTGGCATGGGCCGCGGCGGCCTGTTCGGGGGCGGACGCATGGGTGGCCTGGGCTCCATGGCCTCCATCTTGGGCAGCCTCAGCGGACGCGGCGGCTACGGAAGAGGAATGGGCGGCGGTGGTTTAGGCGGTCTGTTAGGCGGAATTTTAGGCGGTGGAAAACGCGGCGGCTCTGGCTGGTAA
- a CDS encoding YafY family protein — protein MDTTEPLNRFDRIVALLQHLQSSRTVKAQDLADRFQVSLRTIYRDIRSLEASGVPVTGEAGVGYSLLEGYRLPPVMFTQEEAGSFVAAAKLMQKFTDKALGAHFESAMYKVKSVLRGSAKDRVAALESQIWVDAAAPVFNKDTPHALDVLLDSMADKKQVALQYQAFSSEATTERRIEPVGLFHENNFWYIMGYCHLRQEYRQFRTDRMLQIKLTDKPFTREHGPLADYRKPKAPREKVKVVLRVEKSFSKFIQTSRTYYGFVSERIESEYVEMTFMTEDQCEGFARWFLMFGDCAQILEPESLKHQVSEIIARVQAALHLQPEPVFS, from the coding sequence ATGGACACCACTGAACCGCTCAACCGTTTTGACCGCATTGTGGCCCTCCTGCAGCACCTGCAGAGCAGCCGCACCGTGAAGGCCCAGGACCTGGCAGATAGGTTTCAGGTAAGTTTGCGCACTATTTATAGAGATATCAGGTCTTTGGAGGCCTCAGGCGTGCCGGTGACCGGCGAGGCCGGCGTGGGCTATTCTCTGCTGGAGGGCTATAGGTTGCCGCCGGTTATGTTCACGCAGGAAGAGGCCGGTAGTTTTGTGGCCGCCGCCAAACTCATGCAGAAATTCACCGACAAAGCCCTGGGCGCGCATTTTGAGAGTGCCATGTACAAGGTGAAATCTGTGTTGCGTGGAAGTGCCAAAGACCGCGTGGCCGCCCTGGAATCGCAGATTTGGGTAGACGCGGCAGCGCCGGTGTTCAACAAAGACACACCCCACGCCCTGGATGTGCTCCTGGACAGCATGGCCGATAAAAAACAAGTGGCCCTGCAGTACCAAGCCTTCAGTTCTGAGGCCACCACTGAGCGCCGGATTGAGCCCGTGGGCCTGTTCCATGAAAACAACTTCTGGTACATTATGGGCTATTGCCACCTGCGCCAGGAGTACCGCCAGTTCCGGACAGACCGCATGCTGCAGATTAAACTCACAGACAAACCGTTCACCCGCGAGCACGGCCCGCTGGCAGATTACCGAAAGCCTAAAGCACCAAGAGAGAAAGTGAAAGTGGTGCTGCGCGTGGAGAAATCGTTCAGCAAGTTCATCCAGACCAGCCGCACGTATTACGGGTTTGTGTCTGAGAGAATAGAAAGTGAGTACGTGGAGATGACGTTCATGACCGAGGATCAATGCGAAGGCTTTGCCAGGTGGTTTCTCATGTTTGGCGACTGCGCCCAGATTCTAGAACCCGAAAGCCTGAAACACCAAGTAAGCGAAATCATAGCCCGGGTGCAGGCGGCCCTCCACCTCCAACCCGAGCCTGTTTTTTCTTAA